The Meiothermus sp. CFH 77666 DNA window TATTCCCACCCTGCTCAGCTCGGGCCTCGAGGAGGCCCACCCCCTGCTACCGGGCACCCTGCAACTGGACTTGCCGCACGGGAGCAGGCTAAGTTTGTTGCCGCTGGGCGGTTTTGTGGGCCTGAGCCTTCGTGGGGTTCGCTGGCCCCTCGAGGGCGCCGAGGTGCCCCTGGGCAGCACCCGCACCCTTTCCAACGTGGCTTTGGGGCCGGTGGAGATGGCGCTCGAGGCTGGCTACGGGGTGGTGTTTGTCTACCCTGAGCCCGCCACTTTGTGAAACTCATCCAGAAACAACCCCAGCTCTTCAGCCAGATGCTCTTGCTCGAGCATGGCTTGCTCAAACTTTGAAGGTTCGTCCAGCAATTCGGGCAGGCGCAGCCAGCCCAGGTAGTACCGCCCGGCCAGACCCGGCTTTTTGAGCCGGAGGCGCTCGGTATTGGAGAGCAGGGCTTCAAACCCCTCTGGGCTACAGAGTACCGGGTACTGCACCGGCGAAAGCCGCCTCAGGAAAGCCTTGAGGAGGCCCGGGTTCGACCAGAACCCATAGTTGAGATCGTCGGTGATTTGTTCGATACGGGAGAGCAAGGCGGGGTCGCCCTGACGGCCTACCAGCTTGCGTACCAGTTCGCTACGCCGCAGGCGCAAGGTCGCGTACTCGCTCAAGGAGTAAAGCTTGCCGGGATAAAAGTCCAGGGCCTCGCGCAGCCGGTGCGCCATGACGTAGTCCTGGTATTCCCGGAAGGGATTCACAACCCTATTGTGCGACAAACGGGCAGATTAATGGAAGATTACCCCCGTTCGTGGGGGTTATTCTCATGATTCAGCCTGTCCTTAACGCAGTATATTCAGGTATGGACACTCGAGGCTGGGTTCTCAAAGCCATTGAGAGTTTACGTTTTGCCAGCGAAAAAGACATTGTGCGCTGGCTGGATGAGGAGGGCGAAAGCCTGTCCAAAGACGAGCTTCAGCGTACCCTCGAGCGCCTGCTCAAAGAAGATCAACTCGAGCTCAAAAACGACCTCTTTCGCCTCAAGCGCAAGGATGGCAGCCACCAGGCCTTTGACAATTTGTTCAAGGATTAGAGCGCACTTCGCATATTTTGAGCCATCCGAATAGTCGGCTACATGCCTAAAGTTGGCACCACCCCTTTCTAACCCCATCACACACATCAGAAGATCTTGCCTCGTTAGTCTAGGGGAATCATGATTACCTACTGCACCGCCACTACCGGCGATTTGCCCGAGATAACCGCCCTGCTGAACGATGCCCACCTGCCCACAGCAGGTCTGGAAGCGCACATCCTGAATTTCATGCTGGCCCTCGACGGCGAAAAGGTAGTAGGGTGCGCGGGCCTGGAAGTCCATCAGGATAGCGGTCTGTTGCGCTCTGTAGTGGTCGCACCGGGCTATCGTGCCCACGGCATTGGGGCCAAGCTAACCGAGGGCATGATCGAGCTGGCCCAGCAAAAAAACCTGACCTCGCTCTCGCTCCTGACCGAGACCGCCCAGGATTACTTTCCCCGCTTCGGCTTTGTGCAAGTCCCCCGCACAGAGCTACCTGCGGCCCTGAGTGCTTCAGAGGAACTCCAGGGGGCGTGCCCCGACACCGCCACCGCCATGCTGCTCAGGCTCGAGTAGCCGCGAGCCTTCGGACATGCGACTTGAGACCTGAGCCGCACGACTTTTCACCTAATCCAGCCTCCGAAATCCCCCTGGTTCGCTGGCCCTAACCGTCTTTACCGCAGAAGATTGACCCCCTTCCCAACCACCTGACTCCCGGCCAGCCTATGGCCCATCCCACCCCCACTCCCTCCTATTACGGCTGGCGCATTGCCTGGGCGCTGGCCCTCACCCAGACCATCGGCTTTGGCGTCCTGTACTACGCCTTTGGGGTTTTTGTGAAGCCGATGGAGGCCGAGCTGGGCTGGAACCGCGCCGAGACCTCGGCGGCCTTCTCGCTGGCTTTGCTGGTCTCGGGGCTGGCGGCCATTCCGGTAGGGCGCTGGTTCGACCGTCACGGGGCTCGAGCCCTCATGACCACAGGCTCCATCGGCGGGGCCTTGCTAGTCTGGGGCTGGGCCCATGTGCATCACCTGACCACCTTTTACCTGCTCTGGGCGGGGCTGGGGTTGGCCATGGCGATGGTGCTCTACGAGGTGGCTTTCGCGGTGCTGGCGGTCTGGTTTCGCCGCTACCGCCCCAGGGCCATGCTGGTGGTCACCCTGATGGCTGGGCTGGCCAGCACCATCTTTGTACCGCTCTCGACCTGGCTGGTGCAGCTTGCGGGCTGGCGCGGGGCGCTGGAAATTCTGGCCCTCATCTTTGCCCTGGGCACCATTCCCCTGCACGCCCTGGTTTTGCGCCGTCGGCCCGAAGACATGGGGCAGGTGCCAGACGGCGAGGCTATGGCGCTGGATTCCAGGAGCCCGGCCCCGGAAGCCAGCCTGAGCGCAAAAGAGGCCCTGCGCCAGCCCACTTTCTGGTGGCTATCGCTCGGGTTCGCCCTGTCCAGGGCTACCAGCATTGCCCTCACCGCCCACATGGTGCCCCTGCTGACCGAGAAAGGTTACGCACCCGCCCTGGTAGCTTTGGCTGCCGGAGGGGTAGGTGTGGTGCAGCTTGCAGGCCGCATCGTCTATACGCCGCTCAGTGAGCGCATCTCGCTCTTTAACCTGAGCGGTGCTTTTCTGGGGGGCTACGCCTTGAGTCTGCTCGGCCTGCTATTGTTGCCGGAGGGCGCGGGCCTCTGGGCCTTTGTGCTCTTTTTCGGCCTGGCCAACGGCTCCATCTCCCTCGCCAAGCCTGCCCTGGTGGCCGAAATCTACGGCGCAAAGCACTATGGCACCATCAGCGGTAGCATGAACTCTATCGTGGCGGTGGCCCAGACCATCGCCCCCTTTGGGGCTGGCGCCCTGCACGGGCTTTCCGGCAACTACAACCCGGTGCTCTGGCTTTTTGCTACCCTGGCGACCATTTCAGCACTGGCCATATGGCAGGCCCGGCCCAGAGCAGCGCTGGCCCAACCCTGAGGAGGCTCCAAGCGTTTCTGATGGCAACTCGATGTGCAAAGTGTTCAGGCAAGGTGGTTTTATAACACCGCTCACGTCCTGACACTTCCATGAAAAAAGGCCGATACTGTGCCTTGATGCGTATCCTGGTTCTCTGCACCCACAACTCCGCCCGGAGCCAGATGGCCGAGGGGTGGCTTCGGTACTGGGCCGAGAGAATGGATTATCCCGCTGAAATCTGGTCGGCGGGCACCGAGAAAACCTTTGTCAAGCCCGATGCCATTACGGTAATGGGCGAGGCGGGCATAGACCTGAGCGCTCACACCTCCAAAACCCTCTACGACCTGCCCAACCTCTGGCACTTCGACCTGGTGCTCACGGTCTGCGACGCGGCGGCTGAAACATGCCCGGCATACCCTGCCCAAACCCAGCGCCTGCACGTCTCCTTCCCCGACCCCTCCGGCAAGGGCCTGGAGGAATGGCGCAGGGTACGCGATGCCCTGGGCCGGATGAGCCAACACCTGATTCAAAGCCTCAAGCAGGGTCAGATGCCGGGCGAGAAGGACCTGGCCGAAGCCGCCGGGCTTACCCAGGCGCATTAGCAGGAGGTCGGCATGAGGAAACGCAAACTCTCGGTGCTGTTTTTGTGCAGCCATAACTCGGCCCGTAGCCAGATGGCGGAGGCCCTGCTGCGCCACTACGCAGGCGACCGCTTCGAGGTGTACAGCGCCGGGCTACACCCCAGCGAAATCCACCCCCTGACCCGGCAGGCGCTCTCCGAGATGGGCCTGGATATGCAAGGCCAGTACGCCAAAAGCCTGATGGAATACTGGGGTGGCAAGTTCAACTTCACCTACCTGGTGATTGTGTGCAGCCGGGCCGAACAGGAGTGCCCGCTGTTTCCCTTCTGTACCTACCGCCTGTACTGGCC harbors:
- the arsN2 gene encoding arsenic resistance N-acetyltransferase ArsN2, with protein sequence MITYCTATTGDLPEITALLNDAHLPTAGLEAHILNFMLALDGEKVVGCAGLEVHQDSGLLRSVVVAPGYRAHGIGAKLTEGMIELAQQKNLTSLSLLTETAQDYFPRFGFVQVPRTELPAALSASEELQGACPDTATAMLLRLE
- a CDS encoding MFS transporter, producing MAHPTPTPSYYGWRIAWALALTQTIGFGVLYYAFGVFVKPMEAELGWNRAETSAAFSLALLVSGLAAIPVGRWFDRHGARALMTTGSIGGALLVWGWAHVHHLTTFYLLWAGLGLAMAMVLYEVAFAVLAVWFRRYRPRAMLVVTLMAGLASTIFVPLSTWLVQLAGWRGALEILALIFALGTIPLHALVLRRRPEDMGQVPDGEAMALDSRSPAPEASLSAKEALRQPTFWWLSLGFALSRATSIALTAHMVPLLTEKGYAPALVALAAGGVGVVQLAGRIVYTPLSERISLFNLSGAFLGGYALSLLGLLLLPEGAGLWAFVLFFGLANGSISLAKPALVAEIYGAKHYGTISGSMNSIVAVAQTIAPFGAGALHGLSGNYNPVLWLFATLATISALAIWQARPRAALAQP
- a CDS encoding arsenate reductase ArsC, whose amino-acid sequence is MRILVLCTHNSARSQMAEGWLRYWAERMDYPAEIWSAGTEKTFVKPDAITVMGEAGIDLSAHTSKTLYDLPNLWHFDLVLTVCDAAAETCPAYPAQTQRLHVSFPDPSGKGLEEWRRVRDALGRMSQHLIQSLKQGQMPGEKDLAEAAGLTQAH
- a CDS encoding arsenate reductase ArsC, which produces MRKRKLSVLFLCSHNSARSQMAEALLRHYAGDRFEVYSAGLHPSEIHPLTRQALSEMGLDMQGQYAKSLMEYWGGKFNFTYLVIVCSRAEQECPLFPFCTYRLYWPFEDPSAAQGSESERLEVFRKVRDQIAHKVREWVREQEQKGLIPKSGTQTAEV